GCATCACACCTTTTGCCTCCATAACCTcatcacaataaataaatcaggCAGAAAAGAAACAACAGTGAGGTTTTAGAtttatatttgattattatttcaaGTGCCTCCACAATTAATATTGTCCACTGTGGAATTAATGATattttaaacaccatcaggacATTGATTGACATTACCTGTGTCTCAATCATCTCCCCTGCTTGTGAATCAGTATTTAGCAATTTGCATTTGATTACCTGATCAGTGCCTGGACTACTACATTTGGGAGCTTATTGAGAAGCACCAATTCTCTTAATACATAACCATGTGCTTGCACTGTGTGATTGTGTAATGTTAGGGGTCAAAGTCAAAGTCAACTGCACTAGCTGAATGTCCAGTATGGTTAATATGTTACTCTGCAGGTACATCATGGTGTAGCTCCCATATTTTAGAGTGGCCTAAAAATGATAGACTACACTTCacacaatatattaatattacactCGAGAAGATATTGTTAATCTGTGTATGTACTGATTTGAATAACAGCATGCTAATAATGATACACTTGGTCTCATAATAACGTTCTGTCCTCTACTATGGTGGAGGTTTATTCACCCAAAAGAAGAAACTGTTCATGTGTGTTTCAGGAGTGTCTGGTGCTGAAATGAAGATAAAGTCGGTGATTGaaggagattctgtcactctacacactgATGATACTGTAAAACAGGGAGATGTTGTGATGACGTGGTATTTCAATGACACTCGTATAGCTGAAATGAATGAAGATCCCAGTAAGAGCTGTACAGATGTGACGTGTGATGAAGGTGCtgagagattcagagacagactgaagatTGACCATCAGACTGGAGATCTCACTATCACAAACACCAGAACTACAGACTCTGGACTTTATCAACTAGAGATCAGCAGCAGTATCAGCAGCAGCTTCAGCGTAAAGAGCTTCAGTGTTAATGTCAGCGGTGAGGACGATTTCATCATTTAATGCAGATAATCAGATCTTCAGTTGTTataaagagctgatgatgatcacattcagtgacactaatgacTGTCTCTCTTCATCATTACAGTATCAGACATAAAAACTCGTTCTTCATTCGACCAAAAAACTCCAGATTCAGGTctgtcttctgctgctgtagcaggAATATGTGTTGCTGTTGTTCTGGTTGTCGCTGTAACTGCTGGTGTGATTTATAATCGGCGTAAGATCTCAACACAAGGACAAAATGGCAAGTATTACATACAGCTGATATAAAAGAGAACATTTTGAGATTAAATGGGTAAAAAGAGTCTTTAAATatgtgaatgtttattttcatagtCAAAACTAactgacaaataaaatgtgtttaattgagtttttattcAACAGATATGGAGATGCGGCACAATGTTCAGGTAAGATACTTCAGTATGTGCATTACATCTTTCTGTCTCTGAATTTACAACAGATTCAGATCAGTTTGATTTCATCTGAAGCGTCTCAGagattattttctgtgttttagacAGTTTAACACACATATTCAGTATACGATACATCAGGCCCAAATATTGATATTGTATCTTAAATGTACGCTGTAAACTGTGTTACTTTATTCTCATCTTTATATTTGTATCAAGCTCAACTTTAATGATTTatgccaaaacaacaaacaagcaGAAAACAAACATGAAGTAAAAATCATTGTCAATGTAATGCagtaattcatattcatgattaatgagtctttgaatttctttcttcagtaggacacatttgaagaaaaatatctcagctcagcaggtccttaaaatgcaagtggatgaagatcaaacatttgaagctccaaaaatcacagacagtcatcataaacatcatccatacgactccagcggctcaattaatgtcttctaaagcgacacgatcAATTTTGGTgatcattattttcacatttaaatatgtAAGCTCTGCAGGTGTCAGTCAAACATGCGCGTTCTGCAGGTGTCAGTCAAACATGGGCGTTCTGCAGGTGTCAGTCAAACATGCGCGTTCTGCAGGTGTCAGTCAAACATGCGCGCTCTGCAGGTGTCAGTCAAACATGCGCGTTCTGCAGGTGTCAGTCAAACATGCGCGCTCTGCAGGTGTCAAAGACACATGCGCGCTCTGCAGGTGTCAGTCAAACATGCGAGTTCTGCAGGTGTCAGTCAAACATGCGCACTCTGCAGGTGTCAGTCAAACATGCGAGTTCTGCAGGTGTCAGTCAAACATGCGCGCTCTGCAGGTGTCAGTCAAACATGCGAGTTCTGCAGGTGTCAGTCAAACATGCGCGCTCTGCAGGTGTCAGTCAAACATGCGCGCTCTGCAGGTGTCAGTCAAACATGCGCGCTCTGCAGGTGTCAGTCAAACATGCGCGCTCTGCAGGTGTCAGTCAAACATGCGAGTTCTGCAGGTGTCAGTCAAACATGCGAGTTCTGCAGGTGTCAGTCAAACATGCGCGCTCTGCAGGTGTCAGTCAAACATGCGAGTTCTGCAGGTGTCAGTCAAACATGCGCGCTCTGCAGGTGTCAGTCAAACATGCGCTGCAGGTGTCAGTCAAACATGCTCTGCAGGTGTCAGTCAAACATGCGAGTTCTGCAGGTGTCAGTCAAACATGCGAGTTCTGCAGGTGTCAGTCAAACATGCGCGCTCTGCAGGTGTCAGTCAAACATGCGAGTTCTGCAGGTGTCAGTCAAACATGCGTGCTCTGCAGGTGTCAGTCAAACATGCGAGTTCTGCAGGTGTCAGTCAAACATGCGCGCTCTGCAGGTGTCAAAGACACATGCGCGCTCTGCAGGTGTCAGTCAAACatgcaagttctgcaggtgtcAGTCAAACATGCGCGCTCTGCAGGTGTCAGTCAAACATGCGAGTTCTGCAGGTGTCAGTCAAACATGCGCGCTCTGCAGGTGTCAGTCAAACATGCGAGTTCTGCAGGTGTCAGTCAAACATGCGCGCTCTGCAGGTGTCAGTCAAACATGCGAGTTCTGCAGGTGTCAGTCAAACATGCGCGCTCTGCAGGTGTCAAAGACACATGCGCGCTCTGCAGGTGTCAGTCAAACATGCGAGTTCTGCAGGTGTCAGTCAAACATGCGCGCTCTGCAGGTGTCAGTCAAACATGCGAGTTCTGCAGGTGTCAGTCAAACATGCGCGCTCTGCAGGTGTCAGTCAAACATGCGAGTTCTGCAGGTGTCAGTCAAACATGCGCGCTCTGCAGGTGTCAGTCAAACATAAAcgttcttcagtaatcaaaataattttgaatgtaactgatttaaattgtaactatagtggaatacagttacttatattttgtattttaaatatgtaatcctatTACATGTatcccgttactccccaaccctgaatatAACTTACAAgagtgtggcaaagggcactttaaaAATAATCTGTATCTGccgatcttagtgttaaaaaaatcAGAGATCAtatcggcctcaaatttcctgatcggtgcaccactagCTTAATATCCAGTTATTGCCTCTAATTTCAAATAgctacagacatttttttttaatttaaggaCTGCTTGGCctgtaaaagagcaaataaaCATCTTTTTGATGAACTTTCATTCTTTTTTGTCTGTTGcttaaacaatgtaaaaaattcttaaagactccagcggttaaattaacgtcttctaaagcgacacgatcAATTTTGGTGCAAACAATGATCAATATTTGAGTATTCATGTTGGCATgttacagacgtaatctcacgttctcttcTCAGTTGGGACattcaggataagcacacaaacgcaccgttgtgagtaaagaaacagataaatacagatctaaccCAAAACCAGTGAAGCTTCTGTTCAGTGTTCCTCCTTTTCATTTGTAAACAGCTGCTCTTCCGTGTGTCTCACAACACGATTATATCACACGCGTGTACCGCTGCTGACCAGAAGCATCATTTactgttaaaaagtacttaaatatttatatttgtgcaCTAAAATTTATCgtgtcacttttgaagacattaattgaaccgctggagtcgtatggatgatgtttatgatgactgtctgtgatttttggagcttcaaaagagaaatctgcatccacttgcattttaaggacctgctgagatatttttctatttttcttcatatttgttctgctgaagaaagaaacaaTTACAAAATATCTTGAGTTCTGGCAAACTCTCCACAAACTCGcctctcattattttcacatgtaaatgagcttgtgattcaccgcaAACGTTTGCCAGAAGTTTCTGCTCTTCACCGGTAATGAATCCTTTGGCAACTATGAACAATTTGCCCCAAAGTCACAAATATAGATTTAATCACATGCAGGATATAAATATCAGAATATAAGTTTAAATGCTCATTTGTGATCTCAGGAATGAAATTATTACTaatgaaagtgtttttatatctgtaaatgtatttcaacatgttaGATTTGATATTTCTGATATCTGAAattgattttgtttcttttaaggttttaattgttttaatcagGAGTAAATGAAAGATAATTGTGACAATAAAAtgagaattatatttttactggttgaaatttttaatattaagaatttacatttatattagtgTAAATATAATTACTGATGTGACAATATTACACTTCACTATTCATAATTAtattcctgatatcaagaattctcTTTTTAACTGGAGAAAATATAATTATGATAtttaattcatatcctgcacatgaATACATTTGGAAAGGGGGTTTGAGATTCATTAAAGTTTAAACAGATAATTCagcagcactttattttacagttctgTTCTACATTTACTTACTACATAATTACAACAACTCCAGTAATGACTAgatactaaccctaacctaaccgtaACCCATATtgagtacatgtagttacctcatattactcagtactttcttgtgTAAGTAcactgaaagtacacatactgtaaaataaagtgcaactgtTACTTTCTCAGtcaaatgaaacatttcaaaaaGACTTTATTCACTTCAACAgtaaatgtgtgttgtgtaagtttgaGCTGTTTTCTGCCCTTCTGAATCACAAATCCTGTTCATTTCTTTGATCTTCTGTGAATCTGTGTTTTCTTACAGGAGGATGACGGAGAGAATGAGACTCATGTGATGAATGATGAAGGACAGGAGAGAgaacaggaagagagagaggaagagagagaggaagagagagaggaagagagagaggaagagagagaagaagagagagaagaagagagagaggaagagagagaggaagagagagaggaagacagagaggaagagagagaaggagagagagaggaagatagagaggaagagagagaagaagagagagaggaagagagagatgaTGCAACTGAATGACTCGACAACAGTTTGTGCTGCTGCTGCAATTCCTGCTTCTGTTCCGGTATAACGCTGCTCTGATCGAGGATCAGTTTCCCCACCTCAAATCCAAACCTCACTTACTATTGAGAAAAGGAAATCTGACTCGAGATCTTTCTCAGAATTTTGCTGCTGTTGGAAAGACTTGATGCTTAATAGACAAATTATTCAGTTTTACTGACATGAAACAAGAATCACAAACACACTTTCTCTAGTCTTGAGTTGATTAATTCAGAATACTGAAACTTTCTGAACAGTGATGaatgtgtttcatcagatcaTCTGAAGCGCTTCTCAAACATTTCAGTTccaacatttgatcaaataagaagcaaataaatGTTCCctttaatcttttatttcactAAAGCAACACACACGAGCCTCAATGAGTAAAATCAATGTGCCTGAagttaatataaatatacaatcaAAACCCTCATCTATGCATGTGATTATATTAATGATATTTATACTGTAGTTAAGATAAAACCTGCAgtcaaatcaaaaacataaattataaatattgccTTTAATCTCGTGTTTGTTCTGGAACtgattttctctttaaaatgtttttaaatcactTTAGTTTGATTTATTCATGTGGGTCATGCAGAGACTTCTGGAAacaccagatttatttatttatttaaccgtAATTTTAACAAGTTTACTGTTAACATctgtatatacatgtgtgtgtatgtatgtatatcatATTGTGTATTTTCTATTTAGTTTCACTTTactttattctatttttgtattaatatctctgtcttgttgtttttgcactttaaactaatATCAGCAAGACAaatgtattgtatgtgtttaaGTGTTCTTGTGCAATAAATCTCATcctgattaaaatgtttattttcttgttaaacatgatatacatttttacctttaatcaTATGATAAAATCAAACTTTTACATCTAAATAATTGCacgtattgttaattgtttagtttttactgtatttgttttgttaattctCCTGAACAGTTCAACCCAGTTAACATAGTCACATTGTGACGACATAAACAGATCGGATCATGTTGGTTGCGGTGACAAACCAAATTACATTGTACCGCATGAACAGGGTTGTTGATCTGACATGGAAGAAAGTTGGGATGATTtgagagtaaatgacagaatttgggTGTACTTTTCCTTTTTATAAAacagttctggtcctcaaatctgattggacaagagatgttTCATGAGTGCTGATATTTCAgaacatcagcactcggacgcttcactgtttgtgtcactccgcttgtgtttgtgccgttctaaactataAGAGCAGCACAGATGTGTCTTTTAATTTCTCCTTGTGACATGAAGTCATCGGATTACTACATCATAGCTGGGAAATACAGTTAAACtcacagcttcagcattaaggcaaatcacagcagagagacacaactgactgagtgatgacacacacacttacctgaTACTATTGGATACTGGCGTGTCCACTTtgggaaatataaacatttaacatgacagAGGAGAGTACACACAGGATATCAGGAAATACTCAGGGGACCCACCGCTCAGACGACTGTTTTTACAGAGAAAACAGGATGTGTTTGACCACAATTTCACTATCATAGCAGCTGACTAAAGCCCCGTTCACACTGTCAGCGATTTGTAGctgttttcaatgagagctggcgacttccggtaCACGAGGGAAAGCGAAGTGATTTAATAACATCAGATTTGTCATTTCGTAATCTAGTAACAGCAGTGTGTAAAGTCAgagaatctccctccatcactgacacagATGTCTTCATTTCATCATCACCAAACACACCTGGAGACACAAATGAACAGTCACTGTTCAAGATGCACAACAGGAAAACACTGTGAAAATGATTCTTTTACAGGTCATAttgtcaagatgacacaaacacaacaagaacattcactcatgacacaaacaaacatccaTCTTTCTCAAGTATGTCTTGAACACAtccatacacacaacacaatccgcatcacattcacactgtatatccctcctcatgcacacaacacaatccacatcacattcacactgtatatccctcctcatgtacgcaacacaatccacatcacattcacactgtatatccctcctcatgtacacaacacaatccacatcacattcacactgtatatccctcctcatgcacacaacacaatccacatcacattcacactgtatatccctcctcatgcacacaacacaatccacatcacattcacactgtatatccctcctcatgcacgcaacacaatccacatcacattcacactgtatatccctcctcatgtacacaacacaatccacatcacattcacactgtatatccctcctcatgcacgcaacacaatccacatcacattcacactgtatatccctcctcatgtacacaacacaatccacatcacattcacactgtatatccctccacatgcacacaacacaatccacgtcacattcacactgtatatcccctcctcatgtacacaacacaatccacatcacattcacactgtatatccctcctcatgcacacaacacaatccacatcacattcacactgtatatccctcctcacgcacgcaacacaatccacatcacattcacactgtatatccctcctcatgcacgcaacacaatccacatcacattcacactgtatatccctcctcatgcacgcaacacaatccacatcacattcacactgtatatccctcctcatgcacgtaacacaatccacatcacattcacactgtatatccctcctcatgcacacaacacaatccacatcacattcacactgtatatccctcctcatgcacgcaacacaatccacatcacattcacactgtatatccctcctcatgcacacaacacaatccacatcacattcacactgtatatccctcctcatgcacgcaacacaatccacatcacattcacactgtatatccctcctcatgtacacaacacaatccacatcacattcacactgtatatcccctcctcatgtacacaacacaatccacatcacattcacactgtatatccctcctcatgtacacaacacaatccacatcatgaataatttatttgatttgatttaatttactttaaaagTTTCATGtctgtacttgtatttttcaTGTCGTCAAGattgatcagggttttagaaagtaattagtaataagtaaatcaattacttttcagacagagtaattagtaatctaattacactgtagaagatgtaatttgtagttagtaattaattactttttagagtaacttaccgtACTCTGAGGGTCAATAAAGAAATTATTCACCTAGTCTGGTGAtgaacttgactggcctgcacagaACTCAGACCTAAACCCCttctgaacacctttgggatgaattgaAACATCTACAGTGAGCCAGACCCCAACAACCAACCTCGGTCTCTGATCCGAGCATTATTCCCTCTCTTTGCTGCTGCATTACACATTTGTTATTCataaatgaaggtaattattTACATTAGCATTTCTACAGAACAAAAATGTGCCTGTGCCCATCAGCGCTGGGTGTTGCTACACACTGGATGAATGGTATTGAAAGAATGCCATCAAAGCTTAATTTGGGCTGTTCACAGTGGATGCCGTCTTGCTTTAATTGCTGTATGTTTTGTACATTGGGAGGTTTGCGgccgagtgtgaagcggctgggatgagggtCAGCAACTCCAAGTTTGAGGCAATGGTTCTCTGCCGGAAAAGGGTGGATTGCTCTCTTCAGGTAGGGAGAGAGCAGCTGCCCCAAGTGAAGAAGTTCAAGtatctcggggtcttgttcacgagtgaagAAATGTTGGAATAATGGCGGATCATTGCAGTGTCTGCAGTAATGCGGTCACTGTACCGGACCATGGTGGTGAAGGCGGAGCTGAGcctgaaggcaaagctctcaattaACCAGTCGGTGCATGTTCCAACCCTCACCTAAGGTCATGAGCTTTGGGTAGTGACCTCTGACATCCGAGAGGGGCTCGGAGTAGAACCACTGCTCCTCCGGATTGAAagaagccagttgaggtggttctGGCATCTGATTAGCATGCCTCCTGGATGCCTTACTGCGGAGGTGTTTTGGGCATGTCCAACTGTAAGGAGGCCCGGAGGAACACGCTGGAGGGATTATATCTCTCggctggcctgggaacgcctcggtaTCCCCCATGATGTGCTGGAGGATGTGGCCGGAGAATAGGATGTATGGGCTACTTTGCTTATTCTGCTGCCACAGTGaccggataagtggttgaagatggatagatggatgttgTTTAGTCTTTTACTTTATGCTAGTAGAATTGCTGTGTCATGATGCAGTTCCCCTTTCCTTGTCATGCTCCAATAAAAAAGAAAGTACTGTCACAACCTTGTTCTGACAGTCCTTCCCTTCCTGTTACCTGtcagtgtgtttgtctttgttttgtgtttgagcGCATGGCTCTGTTGTGTTTTTGTCTGCTCTGAGGTCTTCTGACCCTGCCAGCTTGTTCCCCTTCCCACGACTTCTTTTAGTTTAGTTCTTGTAACGTTGAATGcctgcacctgtccctcatgcGTCTTCTATATATTGTGCCTTTTTCCCTCTTGTGTTTGTGAATCGTTTTGTTGTCTGTATGTTCCTGAATACTTTCTGTTCCTGTTTTTTGGCAGCTCTCATTGTTATCATTGGTTCTACATTAGTCTGATTCCTCTCCCCCATGAGAGTTTTGTTCATCTTTGTTTCCTTTGTTTAATAAAGTTTCTGTGTTCACTCATTCCTGTGATTGGGTCCTCACACCTGCTAGATTTACTGACATTTACAGCTAATTGCTGTACAGTTTATATTTTTGCAGTTATGTACCTCAGCAACCAATTAAACTAATCAGTAAATTATTGTATATAGACTAAAGTATCTTGCTGTTATTAGGTTTTTACAGTAACTAGAGGcaacacagacacactacattaacccttacccctaaacctaaccttaacctaccCTTAGAAATAACCATGATTTCTACAGCAAACATAGTTTCTAAAATTAAACATAGTTTCTAAAATTATAGTAACTACAAACTTAACCGTGGATACTATATCTGCCAAAAAACAGGTGTGGAGAGCGGGTCGGCCGAGCGGCAACTCTTGAGGAGCAAAGCTGGGTTGGACACCTGCAGTGGATTATCTCGCCCAGCTGTGGGTGATTACAGTGTTAATGGGCAAGAGCTAAAGCCATGGCGAGAGCTGCAGTTGGGGAGAGACACGGAGATGAAGCTGTGTATGtgtagtgaagctgaaaagcaaatAGAGTTTATgggtagtgttgagctgaaaatttCATTTAATGAATACATTGAAACTCACTGTTGTAATTTAAGTATTTGAAAAATTTGAACAActgcaacaactaatcaataaaatcgaaactccatctgtgaagccaCTTTACAGTAGTGAAAATGTGTTTCGATGGGAAAGAAGATTTGACATTTAATAAGCTCACAGTTTTGTGTCGGGTGTCAGGTGCTTAACGGATTCCTTCTGCAGTTTAATGTGCTTGAGAGATGTTTAAACCCCCAGATcgtaacttacattttactgaTTTATTCTTATTTGTAAGTATTATAAACTCTAAGTCATTCAAGTTTACATTCCCATTTTGAAAAACAACTTGTCCAAAACAATAAGCAAGTCATTATTACTTCAAATAggcagatat
This region of Xyrauchen texanus isolate HMW12.3.18 chromosome 48, RBS_HiC_50CHRs, whole genome shotgun sequence genomic DNA includes:
- the LOC127639390 gene encoding myb-like protein X, encoding MRVLLIWVLLIDGVFGIDEMKTVSVMEGDSLTLHTAVTGLQNDKSNFIKWYFNGIRVAQIYGDLSVFCTDVKCPGGYNERFRDRLKMNNQTGSLTIMNIRITDSGVYLLWIINAIREEKMFTVTVKPGVSGAEMKIKSVIEGDSVTLHTDDTVKQGDVVMTWYFNDTRIAEMNEDPSKSCTDVTCDEGAERFRDRLKIDHQTGDLTITNTRTTDSGLYQLEISSSISSSFSVKSFSVNVSVSDIKTRSSFDQKTPDSGLSSAAVAGICVAVVLVVAVTAGVIYNRRKISTQGQNDMEMRHNVQEDDGENETHVMNDEGQEREQEEREEEREEEREEEREEEREEEREEEREEEREEEREEDREEEREGEREEDREEEREEEREEERDDATE